In one window of Nocardiopsis aegyptia DNA:
- a CDS encoding flavin-containing monooxygenase, whose amino-acid sequence MTDAPPHYRVAVIGTGFAGIGMAVRLRQAGLTDFTVLERAHDLGGTWRDNDYPGAACDVPSHLYSFSFALNPGWSRSFSPQPEIWEYMKRVAREHGVDEHVRYGHDVTAAHWEPDHNRWRIETAAGTVTAQFLVSGAGPLADPSYPDIKGLDTFEGRLFHSAEWDHGHDLTGRRVAVIGTGASAIQFVPRIQPRVGSLTLFQRTAPWVMFRHDRDITRVERWLYRSIPLAQQVARKSIYWGRETYILGFAKNPRLLKIVERLGRANIHRSVEDPELRAKLTPDFRAGCKRILMSNDYYPALARPNVDVVTDGIVEVRPNAVVTRDAEGRETEHEVDTIIMGTGFHVSDPPVAQRIHDADGVSLSERWGTTAQAFRGTTVAGFPNAFILAGPNTGLGHTSQVFMIEAQIRYTMQALKYMCRNRMDRLEPRPEAQRAYNEKVAESMEGTVWVSGGCDSWYLNEEGRNTTLWPTFTWDYALRTRWFDPHNYDLRKSRGVRAAEGVRRGGAHERVR is encoded by the coding sequence GTGACCGACGCACCACCGCACTACAGGGTGGCCGTCATCGGCACCGGATTCGCCGGTATCGGGATGGCGGTCCGGCTCCGGCAGGCGGGACTGACGGACTTCACCGTCCTGGAGCGGGCCCACGACCTCGGCGGCACCTGGCGGGACAACGACTACCCCGGTGCCGCCTGCGACGTCCCCTCGCACCTGTACTCGTTCTCCTTCGCCCTCAATCCCGGCTGGAGCCGCTCCTTCTCCCCGCAACCGGAGATCTGGGAGTACATGAAGCGGGTCGCCCGCGAGCACGGCGTCGACGAGCACGTGCGCTACGGCCACGACGTCACCGCCGCCCACTGGGAACCCGACCACAACCGGTGGCGGATCGAGACGGCCGCGGGCACGGTCACCGCGCAGTTCCTCGTCAGCGGCGCCGGCCCCCTGGCCGACCCCTCCTACCCCGACATCAAGGGGCTGGACACCTTCGAGGGGCGGCTCTTCCACTCCGCGGAGTGGGACCACGGCCACGACCTCACCGGGCGGCGCGTCGCGGTCATCGGCACCGGGGCGTCGGCCATCCAGTTCGTCCCGCGGATCCAGCCGCGGGTGGGCTCCCTGACGCTCTTCCAGCGGACCGCGCCCTGGGTGATGTTCCGCCACGACCGCGACATCACCCGTGTGGAGCGCTGGCTGTACCGGAGCATCCCGCTCGCCCAGCAGGTCGCCCGCAAGAGCATCTACTGGGGCCGGGAGACCTACATCCTCGGCTTCGCCAAGAACCCGCGCCTGCTCAAGATCGTGGAGCGGCTCGGCCGGGCCAACATCCACCGCAGCGTCGAGGACCCGGAGCTGCGCGCCAAGCTCACACCCGACTTCCGCGCTGGCTGCAAGCGCATCCTGATGTCCAACGACTACTACCCGGCGCTGGCCCGCCCCAACGTCGACGTAGTCACCGACGGGATCGTCGAGGTCCGGCCGAACGCCGTCGTCACCCGCGACGCCGAGGGCCGCGAGACCGAGCACGAGGTCGACACGATCATCATGGGCACCGGTTTCCACGTCAGCGACCCGCCGGTGGCCCAGCGCATCCACGACGCCGACGGGGTCTCCCTCTCCGAGCGCTGGGGGACGACCGCGCAGGCCTTCCGCGGCACCACCGTGGCCGGGTTCCCGAACGCGTTCATCCTGGCCGGGCCCAACACCGGTCTGGGGCACACCTCGCAGGTGTTCATGATCGAGGCCCAGATCCGGTACACGATGCAGGCGCTCAAGTACATGTGCCGCAACCGGATGGACCGGCTGGAGCCCCGACCCGAGGCGCAGCGCGCGTACAACGAGAAGGTCGCCGAGTCCATGGAGGGCACGGTGTGGGTGTCGGGCGGCTGCGACAGCTGGTACCTGAACGAGGAGGGCCGCAACACCACCCTGTGGCCCACCTTCACCTGGGACTACGCACTGCGGACCCGCTGGTTCGACCCCCACAACTACGACCTCCGCAAGAGCCGCGGGGTCCGCGCCGCCGAAGGCGTCCGGCGAGGAGGAGCACATGAGCGGGTTCGGTGA
- a CDS encoding DUF4873 domain-containing protein, translating into MSGFGDDEEEYQGPVTVVLPGEHGDTGDAADGGAPAASAPVAVEVQAHLAGHFSPLTGDYRWRGRLSASEAITAAFRDGVRTVLVRTPDGFEGHGVLDDPNLWGGHPVRGTGTPPFAVPLIEIDD; encoded by the coding sequence ATGAGCGGGTTCGGTGACGACGAGGAGGAGTACCAGGGGCCGGTGACGGTCGTCCTGCCCGGGGAACACGGCGACACCGGGGACGCCGCGGACGGTGGTGCCCCCGCCGCGAGCGCGCCCGTCGCGGTCGAGGTCCAGGCGCACCTGGCCGGCCACTTCTCCCCCCTGACCGGCGACTACCGGTGGCGGGGACGCCTGTCGGCGTCCGAGGCGATCACCGCCGCCTTCCGGGACGGCGTGCGCACGGTCCTGGTCCGCACCCCCGACGGGTTCGAGGGCCACGGGGTCCTGGACGATCCCAACCTGTGGGGCGGCCACCCCGTCCGGGGCACCGGGACCCCGCCGTTCGCCGTCCCGCTGATCGAGATCGACGACTGA
- a CDS encoding alpha/beta fold hydrolase, with the protein MATRHLGRARELQIPSADGTLLHVEIRGPEDGPTVVLSHCWATSLAAWGPVVRALDPSLRVVMYDQRGHGRSQAPLTRAGYGTEKLADDLCAVLEATVPEGDRAVVAGHSMGGMSVMAAGPRAVFADRAAAVLLTNTGCTQLVKRSTAIPLPGPLGTLGSKLFLTAALPLGPANPLTAQLLRFIVLGGAADPHTVRLCGRLVHDCPTVPRARWGSVLSALELDDSARRITAPTVVVAGAQDKFTPPWHAHHMAGIIPNAEPAIEVPGVAHMGPLECPEVLAGHLERLAVDHLKAEPSEA; encoded by the coding sequence ATGGCAACCCGACACCTGGGCCGGGCCCGCGAACTCCAGATCCCGTCCGCCGACGGCACGCTGCTGCACGTCGAGATACGCGGACCGGAGGACGGCCCGACCGTGGTCCTGTCCCACTGCTGGGCGACCTCGCTGGCCGCCTGGGGGCCGGTCGTGCGCGCGCTCGACCCCTCTCTGCGCGTGGTCATGTACGACCAGCGCGGCCACGGCCGCAGTCAGGCGCCGCTGACCCGGGCCGGGTACGGCACGGAGAAGCTGGCCGACGACCTGTGCGCGGTCCTGGAGGCCACCGTGCCCGAGGGCGACCGGGCGGTCGTGGCCGGGCACAGCATGGGCGGGATGTCGGTCATGGCGGCCGGGCCGCGCGCGGTGTTCGCCGACCGCGCGGCCGCCGTCCTGCTCACCAACACCGGCTGCACGCAGCTGGTGAAGCGGTCGACCGCCATCCCGCTGCCCGGGCCGCTGGGCACGCTCGGATCGAAGCTGTTCCTGACCGCGGCGCTGCCGCTGGGTCCGGCCAACCCGCTGACCGCCCAGCTGCTCCGCTTCATCGTGCTGGGCGGCGCGGCCGACCCGCACACGGTGCGGCTGTGCGGCCGGCTCGTCCACGACTGCCCGACCGTGCCGCGCGCCCGGTGGGGCAGCGTCCTCTCCGCCCTGGAGCTGGACGACTCGGCCCGGCGGATCACGGCCCCGACCGTGGTCGTGGCGGGCGCGCAGGACAAGTTCACCCCGCCGTGGCACGCCCACCACATGGCCGGGATCATCCCGAACGCCGAACCGGCGATCGAGGTCCCCGGGGTCGCCCACATGGGTCCCCTGGAGTGCCCCGAGGTGCTCGCCGGGCACCTGGAGCGGCTGGCCGTCGACCACCTCAAGGCCGAACCGAGCGAGGCCTGA
- a CDS encoding four-carbon acid sugar kinase family protein, with amino-acid sequence MAQVLVVADDLTGANATGARFARTGMRVATVTPEHVSRVADDYDVVVANLDSRHVPAEQAADLVTDVIEAVWPVGLVVKRTDSTLRGNVGAELEAAYDAVRERVPAETRVRVLFVPAFPGSGRITEDGVQLLHGRPLEHTELAQDPLCPMTTSVISDILAEQTDLAVRHVPVRQVTQTMLTAELLAGDEPVVVCDAGTEQHLTDIADAAAAAHHEDGTVWLAVDPGPTGALLAYALRLRGQAGSRGPLLGVAGSTTDLTRRQLATVARTGAVRFVDLDAVLLSDPDSDHADTVAAELAHQLTSSGFPDFCVLRVVTTSERVRELPVQTRAELPGKVAGLVADVVNEVADTTGTHALPSGLFLTGGDLIASLLDELDVHSVDIGGEVVPLAVHGHVGGGPLDGTPIVAKGGLVGDDITLVECLAKLRRAVQTRLHQVHSEVSEHVVPTLLRDPA; translated from the coding sequence GTGGCCCAGGTCCTCGTGGTGGCAGATGACCTCACCGGCGCCAACGCCACCGGTGCCAGGTTCGCCCGAACCGGGATGCGCGTGGCCACCGTGACGCCCGAGCACGTCAGCAGGGTCGCCGACGACTACGACGTGGTCGTGGCCAACCTCGACAGCCGCCACGTGCCCGCCGAGCAGGCCGCCGACCTGGTCACCGACGTCATCGAGGCCGTCTGGCCCGTGGGACTGGTCGTCAAGCGCACCGACAGCACGCTGCGCGGCAACGTCGGCGCCGAACTGGAGGCGGCCTACGACGCCGTACGGGAACGGGTACCCGCCGAGACCCGGGTCCGCGTCCTGTTCGTCCCCGCCTTCCCCGGGTCCGGCCGCATCACCGAGGACGGCGTGCAACTCCTGCACGGCCGGCCCCTGGAGCACACCGAACTCGCCCAGGACCCGCTGTGCCCGATGACCACCAGCGTGATCTCCGACATCCTCGCCGAGCAGACCGACCTCGCCGTCCGGCACGTCCCCGTCCGGCAGGTCACCCAGACCATGCTCACCGCCGAACTCCTGGCGGGGGACGAGCCCGTCGTGGTGTGCGACGCCGGCACCGAGCAGCACCTGACCGACATCGCCGACGCCGCGGCCGCCGCCCACCACGAGGACGGCACCGTCTGGCTGGCCGTGGACCCGGGCCCCACCGGAGCGCTGCTGGCCTACGCCCTGCGCCTGCGCGGCCAGGCCGGATCGCGCGGGCCGCTGCTCGGGGTGGCGGGCAGCACCACCGACCTCACCCGGCGCCAGCTGGCGACCGTGGCCCGCACCGGCGCCGTGCGGTTCGTCGACCTGGACGCCGTGCTGCTGAGCGACCCCGACAGCGACCACGCCGACACCGTCGCCGCCGAACTGGCCCACCAGCTCACGTCGTCGGGCTTCCCGGACTTCTGCGTCCTACGGGTGGTGACCACGTCCGAGCGCGTGCGCGAACTCCCCGTCCAGACCCGTGCCGAACTGCCCGGCAAGGTGGCGGGCCTGGTCGCCGACGTGGTCAACGAGGTCGCCGACACCACGGGCACCCACGCCCTGCCCAGCGGGCTCTTCCTCACCGGCGGGGACCTGATCGCCAGCCTGCTGGACGAACTGGACGTGCACTCCGTCGACATCGGCGGCGAGGTCGTTCCGCTCGCCGTCCACGGTCACGTCGGCGGCGGTCCGCTGGACGGCACCCCGATCGTGGCCAAGGGCGGGCTCGTCGGCGACGACATCACGCTGGTGGAGTGCCTTGCCAAGCTGCGCCGCGCGGTGCAGACGCGCCTGCACCAGGTGCACTCGGAGGTCTCCGAGCACGTGGTCCCCACGCTGCTGCGCGACCCCGCCTGA
- a CDS encoding aldo/keto reductase, whose protein sequence is MRTTVLGDPGPTVPVQGLGCMGMSEFYGTRDDEASVRTLHHALDTGVTFLDTADMYGRGANEELLGRALKGRRDEYVLATKFGMQRTDDPAERLVRGDAAYVRQAAEASLRRLDTDVIDLYYMHRVDVRVPIEETVGAMADLVAEGKVRYLGLSEVTAEELRRAHDVHPVSAVQSEWSLWSRDVEEAVVPECVRLGVGFVPYSPLGRGFLTGKVAVDDLPEDDFRRHQPRFTGERGAANARLLAPVTAAAEAHGATPGQIALAWVQQRADVWGLPVVPIPGTTKVHRLDENAAAVDVRLTDAELDALEGIAAAVEGDRYADMTLTSAGPRAR, encoded by the coding sequence ATGCGCACCACCGTTCTCGGCGACCCCGGCCCGACCGTCCCGGTCCAGGGCCTGGGCTGCATGGGCATGAGCGAGTTCTACGGCACCCGTGACGACGAGGCGTCCGTCCGCACCCTGCACCACGCCCTGGACACCGGGGTGACCTTCCTGGACACCGCCGACATGTACGGGCGCGGCGCGAACGAGGAACTCCTCGGCCGCGCCCTCAAGGGCCGACGCGACGAGTACGTCCTGGCCACGAAGTTCGGCATGCAGCGCACGGACGACCCCGCCGAACGGCTCGTGCGCGGGGACGCCGCCTACGTCCGCCAGGCCGCCGAGGCGAGCCTGCGCCGCCTGGACACCGACGTCATCGACCTCTACTACATGCACCGCGTCGACGTGCGGGTCCCCATCGAGGAGACCGTCGGCGCCATGGCCGACCTCGTCGCCGAGGGCAAGGTCCGCTACCTGGGCCTGTCCGAGGTGACCGCCGAGGAGCTGCGCCGCGCCCACGACGTCCACCCCGTGTCCGCCGTGCAGTCCGAGTGGTCGCTGTGGAGCCGCGACGTCGAGGAGGCCGTGGTCCCCGAGTGCGTCCGACTGGGCGTCGGCTTCGTGCCCTACTCGCCGCTCGGCCGCGGGTTCCTCACCGGCAAGGTCGCCGTCGACGACCTGCCCGAGGACGACTTCCGCCGGCACCAGCCGCGGTTCACAGGCGAGCGCGGAGCGGCCAACGCCCGTCTGCTCGCCCCCGTGACCGCGGCCGCCGAGGCGCACGGGGCCACACCGGGCCAGATCGCGCTCGCCTGGGTGCAGCAGCGCGCCGACGTGTGGGGGCTGCCGGTCGTGCCGATCCCGGGCACCACCAAGGTCCACCGCCTGGACGAGAACGCCGCGGCCGTCGACGTGCGGCTGACCGACGCCGAACTGGACGCACTGGAGGGGATCGCCGCCGCCGTGGAGGGGGACCGCTACGCGGACATGACCCTGACCTCCGCAGGTCCGCGCGCCCGCTAG
- a CDS encoding TetR/AcrR family transcriptional regulator: MARRPETTRALLLQSARREFVDHGLAGARVDRIAARAGVNKQRIYAHFGDKEQLFRHVLDEAVVELAAEVALTEDTDPVAYVGRVFDYHRHHPDLLRLLMWEALQHGDAGIDDDRRRVDHYDAKVTSLRGALGGDRDPADVRALLLTLIGLASWPQVLPQLGRLVLGPEASTEQTQAHLRAFLTEFTRAALQDGPDRTDRPAVPPSHEA; the protein is encoded by the coding sequence ATGGCCAGACGACCCGAGACCACCCGAGCCCTCCTGCTCCAGTCCGCGCGGCGCGAGTTCGTCGACCACGGACTGGCGGGCGCGCGCGTGGACCGGATCGCCGCCCGCGCCGGGGTCAACAAGCAGCGCATCTACGCCCACTTCGGCGACAAGGAGCAGCTGTTCCGGCACGTCCTGGACGAGGCCGTGGTCGAACTCGCCGCGGAGGTCGCCCTGACCGAGGACACCGACCCCGTCGCCTACGTCGGCCGCGTCTTCGACTACCACCGGCACCACCCCGACCTGCTGCGCCTGCTGATGTGGGAGGCCCTCCAGCACGGGGACGCGGGGATCGACGACGACCGCCGGCGCGTCGACCACTACGACGCCAAGGTCACCTCGCTCCGCGGCGCGCTGGGCGGGGACCGCGACCCGGCGGACGTGCGTGCCCTGCTGCTCACCCTCATCGGCCTGGCCAGCTGGCCGCAGGTCCTGCCGCAGCTGGGCCGCCTGGTCCTGGGCCCGGAGGCCTCGACCGAGCAGACCCAGGCCCACCTGCGCGCGTTCCTGACCGAGTTCACCCGGGCCGCCCTCCAGGACGGCCCGGACCGGACCGACCGCCCCGCCGTCCCCCCGTCGCACGAGGCCTAG
- a CDS encoding MFS transporter: MGERRSLGRAFGWLWASYSVSAMGTGLAFGAFPLIAILALDAGPARVSVLAAVGPAVGALVAVPLGPWVEFHRKRSVMIATGLVRCAALASLPVAFALGVLGFPQLLAVSVVVAAAEIAFRAAGGACLKAIVPSDDLVAAGARLEATTWTATVLGPPLGTAAVGVFGPVVTVVADAVGHLLSALGIRAMGGRERPPERAGSIAPLGSAGGREGRRRWAGDLFDGWRFLLAEPSLRRLFLNTLAVNGLVMSTAPLLTVLMLGDLGFAPWQYGLAFGVPCAGGLVGAWAAPRLVRRWDRRTVLLAAGTARACWLVGLAAVGPGTAGLVLVIAVEFAMITCMGAFNPVLAAVRLELTPADRVARVLTAWSVTGKAATAAVTALWGLLAAVTDARTAIAAAGVLLLATPLLLPRTPAARPLQSVRCAALPPVPPVVPVARPRATGGRRGGRSGPGRPGGRPG, from the coding sequence ATGGGGGAGCGGCGGTCGCTGGGGCGGGCCTTCGGGTGGCTGTGGGCGTCGTACTCGGTCAGTGCCATGGGCACGGGGCTGGCCTTCGGCGCGTTCCCGCTGATCGCGATCCTCGCGCTGGACGCCGGACCGGCCCGGGTCTCGGTCCTGGCGGCCGTGGGACCGGCGGTGGGCGCGCTGGTCGCGGTACCGCTGGGACCCTGGGTGGAGTTCCACCGCAAACGGTCGGTGATGATCGCGACGGGGCTCGTCCGGTGCGCCGCCCTGGCGAGCCTTCCCGTCGCGTTCGCCCTGGGCGTCCTCGGCTTCCCGCAGCTCCTGGCGGTGTCGGTGGTGGTCGCCGCGGCCGAGATCGCCTTCCGCGCGGCCGGCGGGGCGTGCCTGAAGGCGATCGTGCCGTCCGACGACCTGGTGGCGGCCGGCGCGCGGCTGGAGGCGACGACCTGGACCGCCACGGTGCTCGGGCCGCCGCTGGGCACGGCCGCCGTCGGGGTGTTCGGCCCGGTGGTGACCGTGGTGGCCGACGCGGTCGGCCACCTGCTCTCGGCCCTGGGGATCCGGGCGATGGGCGGCCGGGAACGGCCGCCGGAGCGCGCCGGATCGATCGCACCCCTCGGCTCGGCCGGTGGACGCGAGGGGCGTCGGCGGTGGGCCGGCGACCTCTTCGACGGCTGGCGCTTCCTCCTGGCCGAGCCCTCGCTGCGCCGACTGTTCCTCAACACGCTGGCGGTGAACGGCCTGGTCATGTCGACCGCGCCGCTGCTGACCGTCCTCATGCTCGGCGATCTGGGATTCGCGCCCTGGCAGTACGGGCTGGCCTTCGGGGTGCCCTGTGCCGGCGGTCTGGTCGGCGCGTGGGCGGCTCCGAGGCTCGTCCGCCGGTGGGACCGGCGCACGGTCCTGCTCGCCGCCGGGACGGCCCGTGCGTGCTGGCTGGTCGGGCTGGCCGCGGTCGGCCCCGGCACGGCCGGGCTCGTGCTGGTCATCGCCGTGGAGTTCGCGATGATCACCTGCATGGGCGCGTTCAACCCGGTGCTGGCCGCGGTGCGGCTCGAACTGACGCCCGCGGACCGGGTGGCCCGCGTCCTCACCGCGTGGTCGGTGACAGGGAAGGCCGCGACCGCGGCGGTGACGGCGCTGTGGGGGCTGCTGGCGGCCGTCACCGACGCCCGCACGGCGATCGCGGCCGCCGGTGTGCTGCTCCTGGCCACGCCGCTGCTGTTGCCCCGAACCCCGGCGGCGAGGCCCCTCCAGTCCGTCCGGTGCGCAGCGCTCCCGCCCGTCCCGCCCGTCGTGCCCGTCGCTAGGCCTCGTGCGACGGGGGGACGGCGGGGCGGTCGGTCCGGTCCGGGCCGTCCTGGAGGGCGGCCCGGGTGA
- a CDS encoding LysR family transcriptional regulator, with translation MDLEAVRTVVAIADTGRFQDAAAELSVTQQAVSKRVAALERELGVRLFVRDAGGTRPTVDGQAFLPHARELLRSAERAAASVRPGGHALRVDVVGRRLAPTDLLRGFRRARPGTALDVLTLRDADAAVDAVRTGSVDACVRAVDGRRLPDGVVCARVLDEVLQLLTGPAHPLAVADSVATGRLTGHRVWMPGIVPGTEWAAYYADLAAEFGLTIEVTGPDFGTEPLLDTLAGSADLATIVGEGTRLVRPPGAGLRRIALRDPVPVYPHSLVWRTDNPHPVLAALRDHLAAGAPARPGGGTWTPHWAH, from the coding sequence GTGGATCTCGAAGCGGTACGCACGGTCGTGGCGATCGCGGACACCGGACGGTTCCAGGACGCCGCCGCCGAACTGTCCGTCACCCAGCAGGCCGTCTCCAAGCGCGTCGCCGCGCTGGAGCGGGAACTCGGCGTGCGGCTGTTCGTCCGCGACGCGGGCGGCACGCGCCCGACCGTCGACGGGCAGGCGTTCCTGCCCCACGCCCGCGAACTCCTGCGGTCGGCGGAGCGGGCCGCCGCGTCGGTACGGCCCGGCGGCCACGCGCTGCGCGTGGACGTGGTCGGGCGGCGCCTCGCCCCGACCGACCTGCTGCGCGGCTTCCGCCGCGCGCGCCCCGGCACCGCGCTCGACGTACTGACCCTCCGCGACGCCGACGCGGCGGTCGACGCGGTCCGCACCGGCTCCGTCGACGCGTGCGTGCGCGCGGTCGACGGGCGGCGGCTGCCCGACGGCGTGGTGTGCGCCCGGGTGCTGGACGAGGTCCTCCAGCTCCTCACCGGTCCGGCCCATCCGCTGGCCGTGGCGGACTCCGTCGCGACCGGCCGCCTCACCGGCCACCGGGTCTGGATGCCCGGCATCGTCCCGGGGACCGAGTGGGCCGCCTACTACGCCGACCTCGCCGCGGAGTTCGGCCTCACCATCGAGGTGACCGGCCCGGACTTCGGGACCGAGCCGCTGCTCGACACCCTCGCGGGCTCCGCGGACCTGGCCACGATCGTCGGCGAGGGCACCCGGCTGGTCCGGCCTCCCGGTGCCGGTCTGCGGCGGATCGCCCTGCGGGACCCGGTCCCGGTCTACCCGCACTCCCTGGTCTGGCGGACCGACAACCCGCACCCGGTCCTGGCCGCCCTGCGGGACCACCTCGCCGCGGGGGCGCCCGCACGCCCCGGGGGCGGGACGTGGACACCGCACTGGGCGCACTGA
- a CDS encoding Gfo/Idh/MocA family protein has translation MADASHRPDLGAPDGPELHVALLGYGKGGEVFHAPLIDAVPGLRLSAIVTGNPERRAAAEARYPGVTVYPTAADLWADADRYEIAVVTTPNDTHAPLARAALDAGLAVVVDKPFALTADEARELTDHADRAGQVLTVYQNRRWDADFLTLWGLIEEGALGRVHRFESRFERWRPRAKDTWRESGAVSEGAGILYDLGPHLIDQAVNLFGPVESVYAEIDSRRSGAGADDDVFLALTHRRGARSHLWMSALAAQIGPRFHVLGDQGAFTSHGMDAQEERLVAGERPDADDWGVLPEASWGVVGADGDTRPVPSARGAYPEFYAGVRDAVGEGEPLPVDPHEVIHGLEIIEAAMRGAASGTVEKL, from the coding sequence ATGGCTGACGCATCGCACCGCCCTGACCTGGGCGCACCCGACGGACCGGAACTGCACGTCGCCCTGCTGGGCTACGGCAAGGGCGGCGAGGTCTTCCACGCCCCGCTCATCGACGCGGTCCCCGGGCTCCGCCTGTCCGCGATCGTCACGGGCAACCCGGAGCGCCGAGCCGCTGCGGAGGCGCGCTACCCGGGCGTGACCGTGTACCCCACCGCGGCGGACCTGTGGGCCGACGCCGACCGCTACGAGATCGCGGTGGTCACCACCCCGAACGACACCCACGCCCCGCTGGCCAGGGCGGCGCTGGACGCCGGCCTGGCGGTGGTCGTGGACAAGCCGTTCGCTCTCACCGCGGACGAGGCGCGGGAGCTGACCGACCACGCCGACCGGGCCGGGCAGGTGCTCACCGTGTACCAGAACCGTCGCTGGGACGCCGACTTCCTGACGCTGTGGGGGCTGATCGAGGAGGGCGCCCTGGGGCGGGTGCACCGCTTCGAGTCGCGGTTCGAGCGCTGGCGTCCCCGGGCCAAGGACACCTGGCGGGAGAGCGGCGCGGTCAGCGAGGGCGCGGGGATCCTCTACGACCTGGGCCCGCACCTCATCGACCAGGCGGTCAACCTGTTCGGGCCGGTGGAGTCCGTCTACGCCGAGATCGACTCCCGGCGCAGCGGCGCGGGCGCCGACGACGACGTGTTCCTGGCCCTCACGCACCGCCGCGGCGCCCGTTCGCACCTGTGGATGAGCGCGCTCGCCGCTCAGATCGGCCCGCGCTTCCACGTCCTGGGCGACCAGGGCGCGTTCACCAGCCACGGCATGGACGCGCAGGAGGAGCGGCTGGTCGCGGGCGAGCGCCCGGACGCCGATGACTGGGGCGTGCTGCCGGAGGCCTCCTGGGGCGTCGTCGGCGCCGACGGCGACACCCGCCCGGTGCCCAGCGCGCGCGGCGCCTACCCCGAGTTCTACGCTGGGGTGCGCGACGCCGTGGGCGAGGGCGAGCCGCTGCCGGTCGACCCGCACGAGGTGATCCACGGACTGGAGATCATCGAGGCGGCCATGCGCGGCGCCGCGAGCGGCACGGTCGAGAAGCTCTGA
- a CDS encoding ABC transporter substrate-binding protein — MGRTNGRTPTRPAMVAAASGLALLASGCGYLSGEGGSSGGGTDAADVDCSPYEQWEDIGGTVDIYSSIRDEEAERMDRSWADFAACTGITIEHEGSGEFEAQLPIRLDGGNAPDLALIPQPGLLQRVVEDGHALPVSDGVRENVEAGWGEDWQGYASVDGELYGSPYGANMKSMVWYSPTYFSDNGYEVPTTWDEMVELSDTIAADGTKPWCVGFESGDATGWPGTDWIENALLRTSGTDVYHDWISHDVAFDSPEVEEAFDLVDGIVRNEDYVNGTFGGTDSIAVTSFQEAGLPLLDGGCAMYLMGSFYGAQFEEDVEIAEDGDVYGFVLPPLEEGGEVPVMGGGEFAVPFADRPEVVAVHEYLSTAMYADSRASEGAWVSAHQDLDPANLADPTDQFAAEVLNNPDTVFHFDGSDAMPSSIGTDVFWGGMVDWVTGSSTGEVLEGIESAW; from the coding sequence ATGGGAAGAACGAACGGCCGGACACCGACCCGCCCCGCGATGGTCGCGGCGGCGAGCGGTCTCGCCCTCCTGGCGTCGGGCTGCGGCTACCTCAGCGGGGAAGGCGGCTCCAGCGGCGGCGGCACGGACGCCGCGGACGTGGACTGCTCCCCCTACGAGCAGTGGGAGGACATCGGCGGCACCGTCGACATCTACTCCTCCATCCGTGACGAGGAGGCCGAGCGGATGGACCGCTCCTGGGCCGACTTCGCCGCGTGCACCGGCATCACCATCGAGCACGAGGGCAGCGGCGAGTTCGAGGCCCAGCTGCCCATCCGGCTCGACGGCGGCAACGCCCCCGACCTGGCCCTGATCCCGCAGCCCGGCCTGCTGCAGAGGGTCGTCGAGGACGGCCACGCCCTCCCCGTCTCCGACGGCGTGCGCGAGAACGTGGAAGCCGGCTGGGGCGAGGACTGGCAGGGCTACGCCAGCGTCGACGGCGAGCTGTACGGCTCCCCCTACGGCGCCAACATGAAGTCGATGGTCTGGTACTCCCCGACCTACTTCTCCGACAACGGCTACGAGGTCCCCACGACGTGGGACGAGATGGTCGAGCTCAGCGACACCATCGCCGCGGACGGCACCAAGCCCTGGTGCGTGGGCTTCGAGTCCGGTGACGCCACCGGCTGGCCCGGCACCGACTGGATCGAGAACGCGCTGCTGCGCACCTCGGGCACCGACGTGTACCACGACTGGATCTCCCACGACGTCGCCTTCGACTCCCCGGAGGTCGAGGAGGCCTTCGACCTGGTCGACGGGATCGTCCGCAACGAGGACTACGTCAACGGCACCTTCGGCGGCACCGACAGCATCGCCGTCACCTCCTTCCAGGAGGCCGGCCTGCCCCTGCTCGACGGCGGTTGCGCCATGTACCTCATGGGTTCCTTCTACGGCGCCCAGTTCGAGGAGGACGTCGAGATCGCCGAGGACGGCGACGTCTACGGCTTCGTCCTGCCCCCGCTGGAGGAGGGCGGCGAGGTCCCGGTCATGGGCGGCGGCGAGTTCGCGGTACCCTTCGCCGACCGGCCCGAGGTCGTCGCGGTCCACGAATACCTGTCCACGGCCATGTACGCCGACAGCCGTGCCTCCGAGGGCGCCTGGGTCTCCGCGCACCAGGACCTGGACCCGGCCAACCTGGCCGACCCGACGGACCAGTTCGCGGCCGAGGTGCTCAACAACCCGGACACCGTCTTCCACTTCGACGGCAGCGACGCCATGCCCTCGTCCATCGGCACCGACGTGTTCTGGGGCGGGATGGTCGACTGGGTGACCGGCAGCTCGACCGGCGAGGTGCTGGAGGGCATCGAATCGGCCTGGTAG